A genomic segment from Candidatus Effluviviaceae Genus I sp. encodes:
- a CDS encoding V-type ATP synthase subunit E, with the protein MALEDILKKIEADAEEACRGIIAEARREAEAALEAARRKAAAEAERIRARATQRADEERNRILTLARLAARRELLSEKRALIDRVFEETRESIMTMPADEYGRFIRALLRQAVEAGDEEVIVGEGERRIDQRLLDGFSQERGTPGGLRLSTERRPIDGGFVLRRGKTETNCSLETVLRGARERLETEVAGILFAEDATR; encoded by the coding sequence ATGGCGCTTGAGGACATCCTGAAGAAGATCGAGGCGGACGCCGAGGAGGCGTGCCGTGGGATCATCGCGGAAGCGCGGCGCGAGGCCGAGGCGGCGCTCGAGGCGGCAAGACGGAAGGCCGCCGCCGAGGCCGAGCGGATCCGCGCTCGGGCGACGCAGCGCGCCGACGAGGAGCGGAACCGCATCCTGACGCTCGCGAGGCTCGCCGCGCGGCGCGAGCTCCTGAGCGAGAAGCGCGCTCTCATCGACCGCGTGTTCGAGGAGACGCGCGAGAGCATCATGACGATGCCGGCCGACGAGTACGGCCGCTTCATCAGGGCGCTCCTCAGGCAGGCCGTGGAGGCCGGTGACGAGGAAGTGATCGTGGGGGAAGGGGAACGACGGATCGATCAGCGGCTTCTCGACGGGTTCTCGCAGGAGCGCGGCACGCCCGGCGGCCTCAGACTCTCCACTGAGCGGCGGCCGATCGACGGCGGCTTCGTGCTGCGCCGCGGGAAGACCGAGACGAACTGCTCGCTCGAGACGGTCCTTCGCGGAGCGCGCGAGCGGCTCGAGACCGAGGTGGCGGGCATCCTGTTCGCTGAGGACGCGACGCGGTAG